A single genomic interval of Nerophis lumbriciformis linkage group LG17, RoL_Nlum_v2.1, whole genome shotgun sequence harbors:
- the LOC133614166 gene encoding WD repeat-containing protein 74-like, with translation MGDISRPCTVWLGSETGILKGVSVSQKKAFNFSNSTLSREQEVRALCWADPAETEVLVASVDGAVKTFSVEKGVFTDARRCGEPGEGSFVGLAVLNDTSLATCTDSGALRVWKEESGEPVLSLSAGADVCRMKQNPSHRHKVATGGKNTCLKIWDLETPDKPVFTAKNLRDDWLALQQPHWVKDIAFIPGSDKVVTCTGYHQVHVYDPSSPQRRPVMEAKFGEYPLTVLSLPAAGGSVVVGNTHGQIAVLDLRKGLVRGCLKGLAGGVRGLQCHASQPSVASCGLDRFLRIHSLEDRKVQHKVYLKSRLNCLLLASRPLEDAVDDASQEVKEEEEEEDEVWATMEEVEEKPKRKTSEEVERRPEESLKKRKKD, from the exons ATGGGCGACATCAGCCGGCCGTGCACCGTGTGGCTGGGCTCGGAGACGGGCATCCTGAAGGGTGTCAGCGTGTCTCAGAAGAAAGCCTTCAACTTCTCCAACAGCACCTTGAGCCGCGAGCAGGAGGTGCGCGCCCTGTGCTGGGCCGACCCCGCGGAGACCGAAGTCCTGGTGGCCTCCGTGGACGGCGCCGTCAAGACCTTCAGCGTGGAGAAGGGCGTCTTCACCGACGCCCGCCGCTGCGGGGAACCCGGCGAGGGCAGCTTTGTCGGGCTGGCCGTGCTTAACGACACCTCGCTGGCGACGTGCACGGACAGCGGCGCGCTGCGGGTGTGGAAGGAGGAGAGCGGCGAGCCTGTCTTGAGCCTCAGCGCGGGTGCCGACGTGTGCCGGATGAAGCAGAACCCGAGCCACCGGCACAAGGTGGCCACTGGCGGAAAGAACACTTGTCTGAAAATCTGGGACTTGGAGACGCCCGACAAGCCGGTGTTCACCGCCAAGAACCTGCGGGACGACTGGTTGGCCCTACAGCAGCCGcactgggtcaaggacattgccTTTATCCCCGGGTCCGATAAGGTGGTCACTTGCACGGGCTACCATCAG GTCCACGTGTACGACCCCTCCTCACCTCAGCGTCGCCCTGTCATGGAAGCCAAGTTCGGGGAGTACCCGCTGACCGTGCTGTCCCTTCCGGCCGCCGGGGGCTCGGTGGTGGTGGGCAACACTCACGGTCAGATCGCCGTGCTGGACCTGAGGAAAGGTTTGGTCCGGGGCTGCCTGAAGGGTCTGGCGGGGGGCGTGCGCGGCCTGCAGTGCCACGCCTCTCAGCCCTCGGTGGCGTCCTGCGGCCTGGACCGCTTCCTGCGCATCCACAGCCTGGAGGACCGCAAGGTGCAACACAAGGTCTACCTCAAGTCACGCCTCAACTGCCTCCTCCTCGCCAGCCGCCCCCTGGAGGACGCCGTGGACGACGCCTCCCAGGAAgtaaaggaggaggaggaggaggaagatgagGTGTGGGCCACCATGGAGGAGGTGGAGGAGAAACCAAAGAGGAAGACGTCAGAGGAGGTAGAGCGGCGGCCAGAGGAGAGtttaaagaagaggaagaaggacTGA